DNA from Bacteroidota bacterium:
AATCTCAGTAGCCCGATGGGTCAGTTTTAAAACTATTTCATTTACAGATGCGTCATCGGTACGAGTTTCAATTCCGAGTGCACCCTGTCCGACAGCCGGCAGCATTTTTTCAAGAGGTAAAATTTGTGTAATACGTTTTTCCCAACCGAGCCGTACAACACCGGCGCGGGCAAGTATCATTCCCATCCAATCGGATTCATCCAATTTTGCAAAACGTGTGTTCAAGTTTCCGCGTATGTCGATAATTTGCAAATCACTTCGCCAGTTCAATAGCTGGCATTTACGGCGCAAACTTCCTGTCGCAACGGACGCCCCGATTGGTAAAGTATCCAAACTATTATAGTTGCTGCCTGAAGGTGCGACAAAAACATCGTGCACATCTTCGCGTTCTGTGATTGCAGAAATCCATAAACCATCAGGAACTTTTGTGGGAACATCTTTTAAACTGTGAACAGCAAGGTCGATTCGTTTATCAATTAAAGCTACCTCCAATTCTTTCGTGAATAATCCTTTGTCTCCGATTTTTGAAAGGGGCGAGTCCAATATTTTATCGCCTGTGGTTTTTATTAACTCAACTTCGATTTGAAGCAGCGGAAAATATTTTTGCATTTCAGCTTTTACCCAATTTGTTTGCCAGAGTGCAAGTGCACTTCCGCGCGATCCGATTGTAATTTTTTTTCTCATAATCAATACTTTTTCTTCTCAAGTCCGAATAAATGACGAAGCAAGCTTACCTTGTTGATTGTCTCTTCGTCGGCTTCGGTGTTTGTTCCGTTCTTTAAGTTCACGATAGGTGTATGTAAAATTTTATTAACGATCCGCTTTGTAAGTATCTCAACTAATTCTTTGTCGGTTTCGCTGAAGCGGTTGATATTTTTCCGAACTTCATCTTCTCTTATTAGTTCAAACTGTGTTCGTAATTCCTGTATTGTGGGATTGACTTGCAGCGACTTGAACCAATTATAAAATTGTTCTAATTCTTCAAAGACGATATTTTTTACTTTTGGGACTTCCGAACGTCGTTTTCCTAAGTTCTTATCTATCATATTGTTAAGAGCGTCGATGTCGTTAAGAAACACGTTATCAATTTTTGAGGCTTCCGGGTCGATGTTGCGCGGGACGCCGATATCAATAATGAACAACGGGTTATTATGCCGCAGCCGCATCGCTCCCTGAATTTGCCGTGCTGTTAATATGTAAGACGGTGTCGTTACCGAACTTATAATGATATCAACATTTTTCAATTCTGCGTGAAACGAATCGAAATCAATCACACTACCGTTTAACTCTGAGGCAATGGCTTCAGCTTTTTCGCGTGTGCGGTTTGTAAATATCAGCTTGCCGATGTTTTTACTTTGTAAGTGTTTGGCAGTCAGTTGTGCGGTTTCGCCGGCACCAATAACCAATGCAGTATGTTTGTTTAAGTCGGCGAAAATTTTATTCGAAAGTTCGACCGCTGCATAACTAACCGAAACTGCTCCTTCGCCGATTTCGGTTTCAGTTCGGGAGCGTTTACCGACGTGAAAAGCTGTATCGAATAAACGAGCAGTAAGCTTACCGACAGTTTTCATATTCGATGCAGTTAAGTATGCCTCTTTCATCTGGCTGATGATTTGAACATCTCCCAAAACCATCGAATCGATACCCGATACTACTTTAAAAAGATGACTTACCGCAAGCGATGAATGAAGTTCGTAGAAGTGATCATGCTTGACGATGTTGCCTGAGTCCTTAAACGAAATCAGTAAATCTACAACTCCTTTTCCTTCATCTACTTCATCAATCGGAATTCCGTACACTTCAGTCCGGTTACAGGTTGAGATTAACACACACTCTTTGAAAAATTTTTCTTTTAGTATAGGTAAAATGTTTTTGGTTTCTTCTGTAGAATACCAAATCTTTTCTCGTACATCAATCGGTGCAGTCCTATGATTTATGCCTATTGTAATTAAATTCATTTTAATAAAACTTATGGAAACCGCTAAAGAACATATTTACTATCGTCATCGAAAAGAATGAAACGATAAAACCTAAAATTGAAAGCCAAACAATTCGTTTACCTTGCCAGCGTGCAATTTTATTTGCCGCGAGACCTGTTGCATACAGAACCCAAATGAAAACAGTGCCGATC
Protein-coding regions in this window:
- the hemC gene encoding hydroxymethylbilane synthase translates to MRKKITIGSRGSALALWQTNWVKAEMQKYFPLLQIEVELIKTTGDKILDSPLSKIGDKGLFTKELEVALIDKRIDLAVHSLKDVPTKVPDGLWISAITEREDVHDVFVAPSGSNYNSLDTLPIGASVATGSLRRKCQLLNWRSDLQIIDIRGNLNTRFAKLDESDWMGMILARAGVVRLGWEKRITQILPLEKMLPAVGQGALGIETRTDDASVNEIVLKLTHRATEISTKGERSLLRHLEGGCQIPIGAFGRIENGNFKLDALIGSLDGKRIVRDSIEGNPEDSEKLGIELAEKLLKNGGEEILKEIR
- the hemA gene encoding glutamyl-tRNA reductase — its product is MNLITIGINHRTAPIDVREKIWYSTEETKNILPILKEKFFKECVLISTCNRTEVYGIPIDEVDEGKGVVDLLISFKDSGNIVKHDHFYELHSSLAVSHLFKVVSGIDSMVLGDVQIISQMKEAYLTASNMKTVGKLTARLFDTAFHVGKRSRTETEIGEGAVSVSYAAVELSNKIFADLNKHTALVIGAGETAQLTAKHLQSKNIGKLIFTNRTREKAEAIASELNGSVIDFDSFHAELKNVDIIISSVTTPSYILTARQIQGAMRLRHNNPLFIIDIGVPRNIDPEASKIDNVFLNDIDALNNMIDKNLGKRRSEVPKVKNIVFEELEQFYNWFKSLQVNPTIQELRTQFELIREDEVRKNINRFSETDKELVEILTKRIVNKILHTPIVNLKNGTNTEADEETINKVSLLRHLFGLEKKKY